One region of Osmia lignaria lignaria isolate PbOS001 chromosome 7, iyOsmLign1, whole genome shotgun sequence genomic DNA includes:
- the Liprin-alpha gene encoding PTPRF interacting protein alpha isoform X10, translating into MWNMMCDVMPTIAEDSISQRSSQFSGEDANFEQLMVSMLDERDKLMESLRESQERLQETEARLQEVEKERDSLNRQLNANIPQEFSQLTKELAAARESILEREEEISELKAERNNTRLLLEHLECLVSRHERSLRMTVVKRQAAAQSGVSSEVEVLKALKSLFEHHKALDEKVRERLRVALERNTSLEEELAIIKEELQQYKLSGHAPKAMEDRPKENGQTEDGQQQNKNETEQAAGQLEQQQQQEPQQQQQQQQSIQKLGTERSTEIGSRLSNGTLDPSDQDSAARLIDLQATLDKQSSELSTWQRRVAELSGRVAELEESLSKAQKDLLKTQETNVKLQRDLRENVAQKEDQEERIATLEKRYLNAQRESTSLHDLNEKLEQELQHKKAQLKLQEEKISAIQEKLELAEQKLAQYAKLPEMEEQLKQRMEALTQVRRPNQQAQERHGSAEDRIQRLETQLEEKNAEVMRVNQRLKMNEEHNTRLSTTVDKLLSESNERLQVHLKERMHALEEKNALTQELEKTRKIAEDLQNEKAEIVKELGKARLEIDNVKRQMLQQEIAFNIQQTDALTRSLSPNAVDPGSFSRSASHSSFDTHSLPRRTAKRPAMEEDPAKNYVARTLAEQEWEKLQQAHVLANVQQAFDVSSDAEGDGDNESLFSCAADVISPTGHTDAQTLALMLQEQLDAINNEIRLIQEEKQSTEARAEELESRVGSLEHMNLLARGRSLERASPPLSGRSTPKSHHSPNRDYLHKYHTAPASMSPAHLHQYAASLASPGQLSESLPASQLQLSGEELHSVSERDSTGGAGSGGSDAASPLTARSIRLERVVQALAHSQEELRRHGQHNNGALNSGTPPSPLSSRHSSQDSLHKNNLPGVGLAIGQLSSSHLHMQSTMSPATAAAVAAAQKKKGIKSSLGRFFSKKEKIKGKDTPMPGDIPGMGGASTPADPDYGDSVSVAGTMGSKSDFDRRKKKSPSMFGSMLDSSRHELLAEAMRAGTPFALWNGPTVVAWLELWVGMPTWYVAACRANVKSGAIMSALSDTEIQREIGISNPLHRLKLRLAIQEMVSLTSPSAPKTSRTTLAFGDMNHEWIGNVWLPSLGLPQYRSTFMECLVDARMLDHLTKKDLRGQLRMVDSFHRTSLQYGISCLKRLNYDRQQLEERRRMAEGANVDVLVWSNDRVIRWVQSIGLKEYGNNLLESGVHGALVALDESFDANSFALALQIPTQNTQARQLLEMEFANLLTVGTERRLDESNSMKS; encoded by the exons ATGTGGAATATGATGTGCGACGTGATGCCGACTATCGCGGAGGACAGCATTAGCCAGCGGAGTTCGCAGTTCTCCGGCGAGGATGCGAACTTCGAGCAGCTGATGGTCTCGATGCTCGACGAGAGGGACAAGCTGATGGAATCGTTGCGCGAGAGCCAGGAACGATTACAGGAAACGGAAGCACGTTTGCAGGAGGTCGAAAAAGAACGGGACTCTTTGAATCGTCAGCTGAACGCCAATATTCCTCAG GAATTTTCCCAGCTGACGAAGGAGCTCGCAGCAGCACGCGAGAGTATTttagaaagagaggaagaaatatcggAGCTGAAAGCAGAGAGGAATAATACTCGT CTTCTGCTCGAACATCTGGAATGTCTGGTCTCACGGCACGAGCGATCGCTTAGGATGACTGTGGTGAAGAGGCAAGCGGCCGCGCAATCTGGAGTATCGTCCGAAGTTGAAGTGCTCAAAGCTCTGAAAAGTCTGTTCGAGCACCACAAGGCTTTAGACGAGAAA gtACGAGAACGATTGAGAGTTGCATTGGAAAGGAATACTAGCTTGGAAGAAGAGTTAGCCATTATTAAAGAAGAG CTCCAGCAATATAAATTAAGTGGTCATGCGCCTAAAGCTATGGAGGATAGACCCAAAGAAAATGGGCAGACAGAGGATGGCCAGCAGCAAAACAAG AATGAGACTGAGCAGGCAGCAGGCCAGCTggaacaacagcagcaacaagaacctcagcaacagcagcagcaacagcagtcGATACAAAAGCTAGGTACGGAGAGGTCGACAGAAATCGGGAGTAGACTGAGCAATGGAACTCTCGATCCGTCGGACCAGGATTCAGCTGCGCGATTAATTGATTTGCAAGCCACTCTCGACAAGCAG aGCTCAGAATTGAGCACGTGGCAACGGCGGGTAGCTGAGTTAAGTGGACGAGTAGCTGAATTGGAAGAAAGCTTATCCAAGGCTCAGAAAGATCTTCTGAAAACGCAAGAAACGAACGTGAAACTGCAAAGAGATTTACGTGAAAATGTTGCCCAAAAAGAGGACCAGGAAGAAAGGATAGCAACTCTTGAAAAACGATACCTTAATGCTCAACGCGAATCCACTAGTTTACACGATCTCAACGAAAAGTTGGAACAGGAGCTGCAACACAAGAAGGCTCAATTAAAG ctccaagaagaaaaaatatcagcAATACAAGAAAAATTAGAACTTGCAGAACAGAAATTAGCTCAATACGCTAAGTTGCCAGAAATGGAAGAGCAATTAAAGCAGAGGATGGAGGCTCTGACGCAGGTGAGGAGGCCCAACCAG CAGGCTCAAGAAAGGCACGGTAGTGCAGAGGATAGGATACAAAGATTGGAAACACAACTAGAGGAAAAGAACGCTGAAGTGATGCGTGTTAATCAACGACTTAAAATGAACGAAGAACATAATACACGGCTTAGTACAACAGTTGATAAACTTTTGTCCG AATCTAACGAAAGATTACAAGTGCATTTGAAAGAGAGAATGCACGCATTAGAAGAAAAGAATGCTCTTACGCAGGAGCTTGAAAAGACAAGAAAGATCGCTGAAGATCTCCAAAATGAAAAGGCTGAAATAGTTAAAGAATTAGGAAAAGCACGTCTTGAAATTGATAATGTAAAAAGGCAGATGCTTCAGCAAGAAATCGCATTTAATATACAACAAACGGACGCTTTGACTAGAAGTTTGTCTCCCAATGCAGTGGATCCAGGTTCCTTTTCTAGAAGTGCAAGTCACAGTAGCTTCGACACCCATTCGTTACCAAGGAGAACGGCTAAACGTCCAGCGATGGAAGAAGATCCAGCAAAG AATTACGTAGCTCGCACTTTAGCGGAACAAGAATGGGAAAAATTACAGCAAGCGCATGTTCTAGCCAATGTGCAACAAGCGTTTGACGTTTCCAGTGACGCAGAGGGTGACGGAGATAATGAAAGTCTTTTCAGTTGTGCGGCTGATGTAATTAGCCCTACAGGGCATACAGATGCTCAAACGTTAGCGTTGATGCTACAAGAACAATTAGATgcaattaataatgaaattaggTTGATTCAG GAAGAAAAACAAAGTACGGAAGCTCGTGCAGAAGAATTGGAATCACGAGTTGGCAGTCTTGAACATATGAATTTATTAGCGAGAGGTAGAAGTTTGGAACGAGCGTCGCCACCATTGAGCGGAAGATCCACACCTAAATCTCATCATAGTCCTAATAGGGATTACTTACATAAATATCATACT GCACCGGCATCAATGTCTCCAGCGCATCTCCATCAATATGCTGCTTCCTTAGCTAGCCCGGGTCAACTTTCTGAATCCCTTCCTGCAAGTCAG TTACAGTTATCAGGTGAAGAACTGCATTCGGTGAGCGAAAGGGATAGTACCGGTGGTGCAGGAAGCGGTGGCAGCGATGCAGCCTCACCGTTAACTGCTCGATCAATCAGGCTGGAACGAGTAGTACAAGCACTTGCTCACAGTCAAGAAGAACTGAGAAG GCATGGGCAACATAACAACGGCGCACTCAATTCTGGGACTCCCCCTTCCCCATTGTCCTCACGCCATAGCAGCCAGGACAGTTTGCACAAGAACAACTTGCCTGGTGTCGGATTGGCGATTGGACAACTGTCTAGCTCGCATTTGCACATGCAGTCAACCATGAGTCCAGCTACAGCAGCAGCGGTGGCTGCAGCTCAAAAGAAGAAGGGGATTAAGAGCAGCCTTGGAAGATTTTTCAGCAAGAAGGAAAAG ATAAAGGGAAAAGACACGCCAATGCCTGGAGATATACCTGGTATGGGAGGAGCAAGTACACCTGCGGATCCTGATTATGGAGATAGCGTTTCTGTGGCTGGAACTATGGGCAGCAAAAGTGATTTTGAtcgtagaaaaaagaaaag TCCTAGTATGTTTGGAAGTATGCTAGATTCATCGAGGCACGAGCTTTTGGCGGAAGCGATGCGAGCTGGAACCCCGTTTGCTTTGTGGAACGGGCCAACTGTGGTGGCTTGGCTTGAATTATGGGTCGGTATGCCTACCTGGTACGTAGCAGCCTGCCGGGCCAATGTGAAAAGCGGTGCCATCATGAGTGCTCTTAGCGATACCGAAATCCAACGCGAAATCGGTATAAG TAATCCTTTACATCGATTGAAATTACGATTAGCTATCCAAGAAATGGTGTCACTGACAAGTCCATCAGCACCAAAAACCTCTCGCACAACTTTAGCATTTGGAGATATGAACCACGAATGGATTGGTAATGTTTGGCTTCCAAGTCTTGGATTGCCTCAATACCGATCCACTTTCATGGAGTGCCTTGTCGATGCTAGAATGTTGGATCACCTTACAAAAAAAGACCTTCGTGGTCAACTTAGAATGGTTGATAGTTTCCACAG AACAAGTTTGCAGTATGGCATTTCGTGTTTGAAGCGATTAAATTATGATAGGCAACAATTAGAAGAAAGAAGACGAATGGCGGAAGGTGCCAACGTCGATGTTCTTGTATGGAGTAACGATCGCGTTATAAGATGGGTGCAATCTATCGGCCTGAAA GAATACGGGAACAACCTCTTGGAATCTGGGGTACACGGAGCTCTTGTAGCCCTCGATGAAAGTTTCGATGCAAATAGTTTTGCTTTAGCTTTGCAAATTCCGACCCAAAACACACAA GCTCGACAACTGTTAGAAATGGAATTTGCTAATTTATTAACAGTAGGAACAGAGAGGCGACTCGATGAATCGAATAGTATGAAATCCTGA
- the Liprin-alpha gene encoding PTPRF interacting protein alpha isoform X16 translates to MTVVKRQAAAQSGVSSEVEVLKALKSLFEHHKALDEKVRERLRVALERNTSLEEELAIIKEELQQYKLSGHAPKAMEDRPKENGQTEDGQQQNKNETEQAAGQLEQQQQQEPQQQQQQQQSIQKLGTERSTEIGSRLSNGTLDPSDQDSAARLIDLQATLDKQSSELSTWQRRVAELSGRVAELEESLSKAQKDLLKTQETNVKLQRDLRENVAQKEDQEERIATLEKRYLNAQRESTSLHDLNEKLEQELQHKKAQLKLQEEKISAIQEKLELAEQKLAQYAKLPEMEEQLKQRMEALTQVRRPNQQAQERHGSAEDRIQRLETQLEEKNAEVMRVNQRLKMNEEHNTRLSTTVDKLLSESNERLQVHLKERMHALEEKNALTQELEKTRKIAEDLQNEKAEIVKELGKARLEIDNVKRQMLQQEIAFNIQQTDALTRSLSPNAVDPGSFSRSASHSSFDTHSLPRRTAKRPAMEEDPAKNYVARTLAEQEWEKLQQAHVLANVQQAFDVSSDAEGDGDNESLFSCAADVISPTGHTDAQTLALMLQEQLDAINNEIRLIQEEKQSTEARAEELESRVGSLEHMNLLARGRSLERASPPLSGRSTPKSHHSPNRDYLHKYHTAPASMSPAHLHQYAASLASPGQLSESLPASQLQLSGEELHSVSERDSTGGAGSGGSDAASPLTARSIRLERVVQALAHSQEELRRRTGQAGFPSSGFPAHSRHGQHNNGALNSGTPPSPLSSRHSSQDSLHKNNLPGVGLAIGQLSSSHLHMQSTMSPATAAAVAAAQKKKGIKSSLGRFFSKKEKIKGKDTPMPGDIPGMGGASTPADPDYGDSVSVAGTMGSKSDFDRRKKKSPSMFGSMLDSSRHELLAEAMRAGTPFALWNGPTVVAWLELWVGMPTWYVAACRANVKSGAIMSALSDTEIQREIGISNPLHRLKLRLAIQEMVSLTSPSAPKTSRTTLAFGDMNHEWIGNVWLPSLGLPQYRSTFMECLVDARMLDHLTKKDLRGQLRMVDSFHRTSLQYGISCLKRLNYDRQQLEERRRMAEGANVDVLVWSNDRVIRWVQSIGLKEYGNNLLESGVHGALVALDESFDANSFALALQIPTQNTQARQLLEMEFANLLTVGTERRLDESNSMKS, encoded by the exons ATGACTGTGGTGAAGAGGCAAGCGGCCGCGCAATCTGGAGTATCGTCCGAAGTTGAAGTGCTCAAAGCTCTGAAAAGTCTGTTCGAGCACCACAAGGCTTTAGACGAGAAA gtACGAGAACGATTGAGAGTTGCATTGGAAAGGAATACTAGCTTGGAAGAAGAGTTAGCCATTATTAAAGAAGAG CTCCAGCAATATAAATTAAGTGGTCATGCGCCTAAAGCTATGGAGGATAGACCCAAAGAAAATGGGCAGACAGAGGATGGCCAGCAGCAAAACAAG AATGAGACTGAGCAGGCAGCAGGCCAGCTggaacaacagcagcaacaagaacctcagcaacagcagcagcaacagcagtcGATACAAAAGCTAGGTACGGAGAGGTCGACAGAAATCGGGAGTAGACTGAGCAATGGAACTCTCGATCCGTCGGACCAGGATTCAGCTGCGCGATTAATTGATTTGCAAGCCACTCTCGACAAGCAG aGCTCAGAATTGAGCACGTGGCAACGGCGGGTAGCTGAGTTAAGTGGACGAGTAGCTGAATTGGAAGAAAGCTTATCCAAGGCTCAGAAAGATCTTCTGAAAACGCAAGAAACGAACGTGAAACTGCAAAGAGATTTACGTGAAAATGTTGCCCAAAAAGAGGACCAGGAAGAAAGGATAGCAACTCTTGAAAAACGATACCTTAATGCTCAACGCGAATCCACTAGTTTACACGATCTCAACGAAAAGTTGGAACAGGAGCTGCAACACAAGAAGGCTCAATTAAAG ctccaagaagaaaaaatatcagcAATACAAGAAAAATTAGAACTTGCAGAACAGAAATTAGCTCAATACGCTAAGTTGCCAGAAATGGAAGAGCAATTAAAGCAGAGGATGGAGGCTCTGACGCAGGTGAGGAGGCCCAACCAG CAGGCTCAAGAAAGGCACGGTAGTGCAGAGGATAGGATACAAAGATTGGAAACACAACTAGAGGAAAAGAACGCTGAAGTGATGCGTGTTAATCAACGACTTAAAATGAACGAAGAACATAATACACGGCTTAGTACAACAGTTGATAAACTTTTGTCCG AATCTAACGAAAGATTACAAGTGCATTTGAAAGAGAGAATGCACGCATTAGAAGAAAAGAATGCTCTTACGCAGGAGCTTGAAAAGACAAGAAAGATCGCTGAAGATCTCCAAAATGAAAAGGCTGAAATAGTTAAAGAATTAGGAAAAGCACGTCTTGAAATTGATAATGTAAAAAGGCAGATGCTTCAGCAAGAAATCGCATTTAATATACAACAAACGGACGCTTTGACTAGAAGTTTGTCTCCCAATGCAGTGGATCCAGGTTCCTTTTCTAGAAGTGCAAGTCACAGTAGCTTCGACACCCATTCGTTACCAAGGAGAACGGCTAAACGTCCAGCGATGGAAGAAGATCCAGCAAAG AATTACGTAGCTCGCACTTTAGCGGAACAAGAATGGGAAAAATTACAGCAAGCGCATGTTCTAGCCAATGTGCAACAAGCGTTTGACGTTTCCAGTGACGCAGAGGGTGACGGAGATAATGAAAGTCTTTTCAGTTGTGCGGCTGATGTAATTAGCCCTACAGGGCATACAGATGCTCAAACGTTAGCGTTGATGCTACAAGAACAATTAGATgcaattaataatgaaattaggTTGATTCAG GAAGAAAAACAAAGTACGGAAGCTCGTGCAGAAGAATTGGAATCACGAGTTGGCAGTCTTGAACATATGAATTTATTAGCGAGAGGTAGAAGTTTGGAACGAGCGTCGCCACCATTGAGCGGAAGATCCACACCTAAATCTCATCATAGTCCTAATAGGGATTACTTACATAAATATCATACT GCACCGGCATCAATGTCTCCAGCGCATCTCCATCAATATGCTGCTTCCTTAGCTAGCCCGGGTCAACTTTCTGAATCCCTTCCTGCAAGTCAG TTACAGTTATCAGGTGAAGAACTGCATTCGGTGAGCGAAAGGGATAGTACCGGTGGTGCAGGAAGCGGTGGCAGCGATGCAGCCTCACCGTTAACTGCTCGATCAATCAGGCTGGAACGAGTAGTACAAGCACTTGCTCACAGTCAAGAAGAACTGAGAAG ACGCACTGGACAAGCCGGATTTCCCAGCAGTGGTTTTCCTGCTCACAG CAGGCATGGGCAACATAACAACGGCGCACTCAATTCTGGGACTCCCCCTTCCCCATTGTCCTCACGCCATAGCAGCCAGGACAGTTTGCACAAGAACAACTTGCCTGGTGTCGGATTGGCGATTGGACAACTGTCTAGCTCGCATTTGCACATGCAGTCAACCATGAGTCCAGCTACAGCAGCAGCGGTGGCTGCAGCTCAAAAGAAGAAGGGGATTAAGAGCAGCCTTGGAAGATTTTTCAGCAAGAAGGAAAAG ATAAAGGGAAAAGACACGCCAATGCCTGGAGATATACCTGGTATGGGAGGAGCAAGTACACCTGCGGATCCTGATTATGGAGATAGCGTTTCTGTGGCTGGAACTATGGGCAGCAAAAGTGATTTTGAtcgtagaaaaaagaaaag TCCTAGTATGTTTGGAAGTATGCTAGATTCATCGAGGCACGAGCTTTTGGCGGAAGCGATGCGAGCTGGAACCCCGTTTGCTTTGTGGAACGGGCCAACTGTGGTGGCTTGGCTTGAATTATGGGTCGGTATGCCTACCTGGTACGTAGCAGCCTGCCGGGCCAATGTGAAAAGCGGTGCCATCATGAGTGCTCTTAGCGATACCGAAATCCAACGCGAAATCGGTATAAG TAATCCTTTACATCGATTGAAATTACGATTAGCTATCCAAGAAATGGTGTCACTGACAAGTCCATCAGCACCAAAAACCTCTCGCACAACTTTAGCATTTGGAGATATGAACCACGAATGGATTGGTAATGTTTGGCTTCCAAGTCTTGGATTGCCTCAATACCGATCCACTTTCATGGAGTGCCTTGTCGATGCTAGAATGTTGGATCACCTTACAAAAAAAGACCTTCGTGGTCAACTTAGAATGGTTGATAGTTTCCACAG AACAAGTTTGCAGTATGGCATTTCGTGTTTGAAGCGATTAAATTATGATAGGCAACAATTAGAAGAAAGAAGACGAATGGCGGAAGGTGCCAACGTCGATGTTCTTGTATGGAGTAACGATCGCGTTATAAGATGGGTGCAATCTATCGGCCTGAAA GAATACGGGAACAACCTCTTGGAATCTGGGGTACACGGAGCTCTTGTAGCCCTCGATGAAAGTTTCGATGCAAATAGTTTTGCTTTAGCTTTGCAAATTCCGACCCAAAACACACAA GCTCGACAACTGTTAGAAATGGAATTTGCTAATTTATTAACAGTAGGAACAGAGAGGCGACTCGATGAATCGAATAGTATGAAATCCTGA
- the Liprin-alpha gene encoding PTPRF interacting protein alpha isoform X2 has protein sequence MWNMMCDVMPTIAEDSISQRSSQFSGEDANFEQLMVSMLDERDKLMESLRESQERLQETEARLQEVEKERDSLNRQLNANIPQEFSQLTKELAAARESILEREEEISELKAERNNTRLLLEHLECLVSRHERSLRMTVVKRQAAAQSGVSSEVEVLKALKSLFEHHKALDEKVRERLRVALERNTSLEEELAIIKEELQQYKLSGHAPKAMEDRPKENGQTEDGQQQNKNETEQAAGQLEQQQQQEPQQQQQQQQSIQKLGTERSTEIGSRLSNGTLDPSDQDSAARLIDLQATLDKQSSELSTWQRRVAELSGRVAELEESLSKAQKDLLKTQETNVKLQRDLRENVAQKEDQEERIATLEKRYLNAQRESTSLHDLNEKLEQELQHKKAQLKLQEEKISAIQEKLELAEQKLAQYAKLPEMEEQLKQRMEALTQVRRPNQAQERHGSAEDRIQRLETQLEEKNAEVMRVNQRLKMNEEHNTRLSTTVDKLLSESNERLQVHLKERMHALEEKNALTQELEKTRKIAEDLQNEKAEIVKELGKARLEIDNVKRQMLQQEIAFNIQQTDALTRSLSPNAVDPGSFSRSASHSSFDTHSLPRRTAKRPAMEEDPAKNYVARTLAEQEWEKLQQAHVLANVQQAFDVSSDAEGDGDNESLFSCAADVISPTGHTDAQTLALMLQEQLDAINNEIRLIQEEKQSTEARAEELESRVGSLEHMNLLARGRSLERASPPLSGRSTPKSHHSPNRDYLHKYHTAPASMSPAHLHQYAASLASPGQLSESLPASQLQLSGEELHSVSERDSTGGAGSGGSDAASPLTARSIRLERVVQALAHSQEELRRRTGQAGFPSSGFPAHSRHGQHNNGALNSGTPPSPLSSRHSSQDSLHKNNLPGVGLAIGQLSSSHLHMQSTMSPATAAAVAAAQKKKGIKSSLGRFFSKKEKIKGKDTPMPGDIPGMGGASTPADPDYGDSVSVAGTMGSKSDFDRRKKKSPSMFGSMLDSSRHELLAEAMRAGTPFALWNGPTVVAWLELWVGMPTWYVAACRANVKSGAIMSALSDTEIQREIGISNPLHRLKLRLAIQEMVSLTSPSAPKTSRTTLAFGDMNHEWIGNVWLPSLGLPQYRSTFMECLVDARMLDHLTKKDLRGQLRMVDSFHRTSLQYGISCLKRLNYDRQQLEERRRMAEGANVDVLVWSNDRVIRWVQSIGLKEYGNNLLESGVHGALVALDESFDANSFALALQIPTQNTQARQLLEMEFANLLTVGTERRLDESNSMKS, from the exons ATGTGGAATATGATGTGCGACGTGATGCCGACTATCGCGGAGGACAGCATTAGCCAGCGGAGTTCGCAGTTCTCCGGCGAGGATGCGAACTTCGAGCAGCTGATGGTCTCGATGCTCGACGAGAGGGACAAGCTGATGGAATCGTTGCGCGAGAGCCAGGAACGATTACAGGAAACGGAAGCACGTTTGCAGGAGGTCGAAAAAGAACGGGACTCTTTGAATCGTCAGCTGAACGCCAATATTCCTCAG GAATTTTCCCAGCTGACGAAGGAGCTCGCAGCAGCACGCGAGAGTATTttagaaagagaggaagaaatatcggAGCTGAAAGCAGAGAGGAATAATACTCGT CTTCTGCTCGAACATCTGGAATGTCTGGTCTCACGGCACGAGCGATCGCTTAGGATGACTGTGGTGAAGAGGCAAGCGGCCGCGCAATCTGGAGTATCGTCCGAAGTTGAAGTGCTCAAAGCTCTGAAAAGTCTGTTCGAGCACCACAAGGCTTTAGACGAGAAA gtACGAGAACGATTGAGAGTTGCATTGGAAAGGAATACTAGCTTGGAAGAAGAGTTAGCCATTATTAAAGAAGAG CTCCAGCAATATAAATTAAGTGGTCATGCGCCTAAAGCTATGGAGGATAGACCCAAAGAAAATGGGCAGACAGAGGATGGCCAGCAGCAAAACAAG AATGAGACTGAGCAGGCAGCAGGCCAGCTggaacaacagcagcaacaagaacctcagcaacagcagcagcaacagcagtcGATACAAAAGCTAGGTACGGAGAGGTCGACAGAAATCGGGAGTAGACTGAGCAATGGAACTCTCGATCCGTCGGACCAGGATTCAGCTGCGCGATTAATTGATTTGCAAGCCACTCTCGACAAGCAG aGCTCAGAATTGAGCACGTGGCAACGGCGGGTAGCTGAGTTAAGTGGACGAGTAGCTGAATTGGAAGAAAGCTTATCCAAGGCTCAGAAAGATCTTCTGAAAACGCAAGAAACGAACGTGAAACTGCAAAGAGATTTACGTGAAAATGTTGCCCAAAAAGAGGACCAGGAAGAAAGGATAGCAACTCTTGAAAAACGATACCTTAATGCTCAACGCGAATCCACTAGTTTACACGATCTCAACGAAAAGTTGGAACAGGAGCTGCAACACAAGAAGGCTCAATTAAAG ctccaagaagaaaaaatatcagcAATACAAGAAAAATTAGAACTTGCAGAACAGAAATTAGCTCAATACGCTAAGTTGCCAGAAATGGAAGAGCAATTAAAGCAGAGGATGGAGGCTCTGACGCAGGTGAGGAGGCCCAACCAG GCTCAAGAAAGGCACGGTAGTGCAGAGGATAGGATACAAAGATTGGAAACACAACTAGAGGAAAAGAACGCTGAAGTGATGCGTGTTAATCAACGACTTAAAATGAACGAAGAACATAATACACGGCTTAGTACAACAGTTGATAAACTTTTGTCCG AATCTAACGAAAGATTACAAGTGCATTTGAAAGAGAGAATGCACGCATTAGAAGAAAAGAATGCTCTTACGCAGGAGCTTGAAAAGACAAGAAAGATCGCTGAAGATCTCCAAAATGAAAAGGCTGAAATAGTTAAAGAATTAGGAAAAGCACGTCTTGAAATTGATAATGTAAAAAGGCAGATGCTTCAGCAAGAAATCGCATTTAATATACAACAAACGGACGCTTTGACTAGAAGTTTGTCTCCCAATGCAGTGGATCCAGGTTCCTTTTCTAGAAGTGCAAGTCACAGTAGCTTCGACACCCATTCGTTACCAAGGAGAACGGCTAAACGTCCAGCGATGGAAGAAGATCCAGCAAAG AATTACGTAGCTCGCACTTTAGCGGAACAAGAATGGGAAAAATTACAGCAAGCGCATGTTCTAGCCAATGTGCAACAAGCGTTTGACGTTTCCAGTGACGCAGAGGGTGACGGAGATAATGAAAGTCTTTTCAGTTGTGCGGCTGATGTAATTAGCCCTACAGGGCATACAGATGCTCAAACGTTAGCGTTGATGCTACAAGAACAATTAGATgcaattaataatgaaattaggTTGATTCAG GAAGAAAAACAAAGTACGGAAGCTCGTGCAGAAGAATTGGAATCACGAGTTGGCAGTCTTGAACATATGAATTTATTAGCGAGAGGTAGAAGTTTGGAACGAGCGTCGCCACCATTGAGCGGAAGATCCACACCTAAATCTCATCATAGTCCTAATAGGGATTACTTACATAAATATCATACT GCACCGGCATCAATGTCTCCAGCGCATCTCCATCAATATGCTGCTTCCTTAGCTAGCCCGGGTCAACTTTCTGAATCCCTTCCTGCAAGTCAG TTACAGTTATCAGGTGAAGAACTGCATTCGGTGAGCGAAAGGGATAGTACCGGTGGTGCAGGAAGCGGTGGCAGCGATGCAGCCTCACCGTTAACTGCTCGATCAATCAGGCTGGAACGAGTAGTACAAGCACTTGCTCACAGTCAAGAAGAACTGAGAAG ACGCACTGGACAAGCCGGATTTCCCAGCAGTGGTTTTCCTGCTCACAG CAGGCATGGGCAACATAACAACGGCGCACTCAATTCTGGGACTCCCCCTTCCCCATTGTCCTCACGCCATAGCAGCCAGGACAGTTTGCACAAGAACAACTTGCCTGGTGTCGGATTGGCGATTGGACAACTGTCTAGCTCGCATTTGCACATGCAGTCAACCATGAGTCCAGCTACAGCAGCAGCGGTGGCTGCAGCTCAAAAGAAGAAGGGGATTAAGAGCAGCCTTGGAAGATTTTTCAGCAAGAAGGAAAAG ATAAAGGGAAAAGACACGCCAATGCCTGGAGATATACCTGGTATGGGAGGAGCAAGTACACCTGCGGATCCTGATTATGGAGATAGCGTTTCTGTGGCTGGAACTATGGGCAGCAAAAGTGATTTTGAtcgtagaaaaaagaaaag TCCTAGTATGTTTGGAAGTATGCTAGATTCATCGAGGCACGAGCTTTTGGCGGAAGCGATGCGAGCTGGAACCCCGTTTGCTTTGTGGAACGGGCCAACTGTGGTGGCTTGGCTTGAATTATGGGTCGGTATGCCTACCTGGTACGTAGCAGCCTGCCGGGCCAATGTGAAAAGCGGTGCCATCATGAGTGCTCTTAGCGATACCGAAATCCAACGCGAAATCGGTATAAG TAATCCTTTACATCGATTGAAATTACGATTAGCTATCCAAGAAATGGTGTCACTGACAAGTCCATCAGCACCAAAAACCTCTCGCACAACTTTAGCATTTGGAGATATGAACCACGAATGGATTGGTAATGTTTGGCTTCCAAGTCTTGGATTGCCTCAATACCGATCCACTTTCATGGAGTGCCTTGTCGATGCTAGAATGTTGGATCACCTTACAAAAAAAGACCTTCGTGGTCAACTTAGAATGGTTGATAGTTTCCACAG AACAAGTTTGCAGTATGGCATTTCGTGTTTGAAGCGATTAAATTATGATAGGCAACAATTAGAAGAAAGAAGACGAATGGCGGAAGGTGCCAACGTCGATGTTCTTGTATGGAGTAACGATCGCGTTATAAGATGGGTGCAATCTATCGGCCTGAAA GAATACGGGAACAACCTCTTGGAATCTGGGGTACACGGAGCTCTTGTAGCCCTCGATGAAAGTTTCGATGCAAATAGTTTTGCTTTAGCTTTGCAAATTCCGACCCAAAACACACAA GCTCGACAACTGTTAGAAATGGAATTTGCTAATTTATTAACAGTAGGAACAGAGAGGCGACTCGATGAATCGAATAGTATGAAATCCTGA